The genomic interval ATGGGCGACCAGTGCGAATTACTTGCAAGGGGAAGCGTCCGTTTCTGCTTCGAGTGCAAAGACTTTCCATGCAAACGACTTAAGGCACTGGATAAGCGCTACCGAACTAAATATCACATGAGTATGATTGAGAACCTGGAATTCATTCAGGACAACTCTATTGAACTGTTCTTGAAGGAGGAAGAGAAGAAATGGCGCTGCCCCGAATGCGGAGGGGTTATATGCTGCCATAATGGTTTGTGCCTAAACTGCAATCTCGATACTCTTCGCAAGAACAAGAAATACCGTTGGAATGAGGAGTAGAAATATGGACTCTCTGAACGATCTTGTCCGTGAATACACGAACCAGTTGAATAAGGGGTATATCCAGGCGGCCTATAGAGGAATCATGTCGTTCATGTCGGACCTGAGAACGGATTTGAGCAGCAAATACCCGGACTACTTGACCGGCTCTCTG from Mesotoga infera carries:
- a CDS encoding DUF3795 domain-containing protein translates to MEEALIAPCGMNCSLCINYQAMKDDLKKKGFHRQYCPGCIPRGENCTHMGDQCELLARGSVRFCFECKDFPCKRLKALDKRYRTKYHMSMIENLEFIQDNSIELFLKEEEKKWRCPECGGVICCHNGLCLNCNLDTLRKNKKYRWNEE